A genomic stretch from Dehalococcoidales bacterium includes:
- a CDS encoding acyl-CoA reductase, giving the protein MEKLYGQNTLLTCKDSIIRVPFLVKGNLVTPPEITRSQIESAFKQFDRNATCIHLAGAQVLREPIIDRNTMRYTGDYIYQIMPQVNARELIETDFDKLASELYLLSVEDILCYMENILDGILANGSLLESVLETLRLTSECPYTFLREWAVSLTSSFDRLTARRIIDSELSYMGQPGSIFLDGWAEADFSSEGQEKLFVRAMPTRQLHITAGNAPEVPVVSVLRAVLTKSAAVIKLPYGATAVGALLSLAAAAGAPDHPVTKNLSIVYWPGGEESIENVLFGPGSFDRIVIWGSPNAVSSVRSRTPFTKVSSFNPRYGVSLVGREAFENDIEAVAEHTARDVMIYNQKACTSSLVQYVEGTLEQAEHFARLLAAALEQHNIKAPGFTPPSATGQIKRMRRGKYAAGTWCINNYMGNYSSGTVVIPGEFDILDHPMCRLAIIRPVSSLDNALKYMSQNVSTAGVYPEDRRLELRDRILARGVSNVLPLGECGKAYPGMPHDGVLALNELVDWKIS; this is encoded by the coding sequence ATGGAAAAATTGTACGGTCAGAACACCTTGCTTACATGTAAAGATAGTATTATACGAGTGCCCTTCCTTGTTAAAGGCAACCTGGTAACACCACCGGAGATTACCCGCTCGCAGATCGAATCCGCTTTTAAACAATTTGACCGGAACGCCACATGCATTCACCTGGCCGGCGCGCAGGTGCTACGCGAACCGATTATTGATCGCAATACCATGAGATACACCGGTGATTACATCTATCAGATCATGCCGCAAGTTAACGCCCGCGAGCTGATAGAAACCGATTTCGATAAACTTGCCTCCGAGCTTTATTTACTCAGCGTGGAAGACATCTTATGCTATATGGAGAATATTCTGGATGGAATCCTGGCCAACGGCAGCCTGTTGGAAAGTGTACTCGAAACATTGCGCCTGACCTCGGAATGCCCGTATACCTTTCTTCGTGAGTGGGCTGTATCTCTCACCTCTTCGTTCGACCGGCTAACTGCCCGGCGCATCATAGATAGTGAGCTTTCGTACATGGGGCAGCCCGGAAGCATTTTCCTGGATGGCTGGGCAGAAGCAGATTTCAGCAGTGAGGGCCAGGAAAAGTTATTTGTACGTGCTATGCCGACCCGTCAGCTTCATATTACTGCCGGTAACGCTCCAGAGGTACCAGTGGTTTCAGTTCTTCGAGCGGTCCTTACCAAATCCGCCGCTGTGATAAAGTTGCCCTACGGAGCGACTGCGGTCGGGGCGTTATTATCACTGGCAGCAGCAGCCGGAGCACCCGATCATCCTGTCACCAAGAACCTGTCAATCGTCTACTGGCCAGGCGGTGAAGAGAGTATCGAAAATGTTCTATTCGGACCGGGTTCTTTTGACAGGATAGTAATCTGGGGCTCACCAAACGCCGTATCATCAGTAAGATCCAGGACGCCTTTTACAAAAGTATCGAGCTTCAATCCACGGTACGGAGTCAGCCTGGTCGGCCGTGAAGCCTTTGAAAATGATATTGAAGCGGTAGCGGAACACACAGCGCGTGACGTTATGATATACAACCAGAAAGCTTGCACTTCTTCCCTGGTGCAATACGTCGAAGGTACTCTTGAACAGGCGGAACACTTTGCCAGATTACTGGCAGCAGCGCTCGAACAGCATAACATCAAGGCTCCCGGCTTCACACCTCCATCCGCCACCGGGCAGATTAAAAGAATGAGACGGGGGAAATATGCTGCTGGAACCTGGTGTATAAATAACTATATGGGGAACTATTCATCTGGAACAGTGGTTATCCCCGGCGAGTTCGATATCCTGGACCATCCCATGTGCCGGCTTGCGATCATACGCCCGGTAAGTTCTCTTGATAATGCCTTGAAATATATGAGCCAAAACGTCTCTACAGCCGGCGTCTACCCTGAAGACAGGCGGCTGGAACTCAGAGACAGGATTCTGGCAAGGGGCGTCTCCAATGTCCTGCCACTGGGAGAGTGTGGGAAAGCTTACCCCGGAATGCCGCATGATGGAGTACTTGCCCTCAATGAGCTGGTAGACTGGAAGATCAGTTAA